In the genome of Fusobacterium necrogenes, one region contains:
- a CDS encoding YveK family protein: protein MSRKRRYEDYEEEFENDDEEIDLADLIFTLIRRWKLIVLTAIPVVILGVIFAATRPTVYQAETTLIVSNNMSSVALDSTDITLSQRLVITYSEIAKNKSVLRKVKTKFDLQESVEALAKLVTISPVDSTELISLTYKNSDPQLAAMVTNEIANEFMDKVVQVMRVRNVSVVEKAQVPVQPLPKKRLLILFASVVLGLAAGTGMAFVMEFLHKKLRKPSEIQSILGAPMIGMIPDLEDVITQKGEDSNE from the coding sequence ATGTCTAGAAAGAGAAGATACGAAGATTATGAAGAAGAATTTGAAAATGATGATGAAGAAATAGACTTAGCTGATCTTATATTCACATTGATAAGAAGATGGAAGCTAATAGTTCTTACAGCCATACCAGTAGTTATACTAGGAGTTATATTTGCAGCAACAAGACCAACTGTGTATCAGGCAGAAACTACACTCATAGTATCTAATAATATGAGTAGTGTAGCTCTAGATAGTACAGATATCACACTTAGTCAAAGATTGGTAATTACTTATTCAGAGATAGCTAAAAATAAGTCAGTTCTTAGAAAAGTAAAGACAAAATTTGACTTACAAGAGAGTGTAGAGGCCTTAGCTAAATTAGTAACAATATCTCCAGTAGACAGTACAGAGTTAATATCATTAACGTATAAAAATAGCGATCCACAACTTGCAGCTATGGTAACAAATGAGATAGCTAATGAGTTTATGGATAAAGTTGTACAAGTAATGAGAGTTAGAAATGTAAGCGTGGTAGAAAAAGCACAGGTACCAGTACAACCTCTTCCTAAGAAAAGATTACTTATACTTTTTGCATCAGTTGTCTTAGGATTAGCAGCTGGAACAGGAATGGCCTTTGTAATGGAGTTTTTACATAAAAAACTTAGAAAACCATCTGAGATACAATCTATTTTAGGGGCTCCTATGATAGGAATGATACCAGATTTAGAGGATGTCATAACTCAAAAGGGTGAGGATAGTAATGAGTAA
- a CDS encoding protoporphyrinogen/coproporphyrinogen oxidase translates to MKKMVILGAGISGIGAGYQLNKDKNNKVILYEKNSSWGGLCDNFIIDGFRFDRFVHLSFTNNQEIKELFEKSCESIRHIPNPKNYYNGIWLKHPAQNNLYPLSNEEKNQILSSFKKRENRDIDKIKNYEEWLRVQYGNYFAENFPMKYTRKYWGVEAKELETRWVGNRMYRPTLEEIEQGMETEDTPITYYAKEMRYPTTGGYKSYLNYIVKDLDIKLNHKVREIDITNKVIYFTNSTQETYDELISSIPLSEMSSLIKNIPKNIKENIKKLRWTSGYIISLGLKNKNISPYLWFYIYDEDIPFARVYSPSHKSADNCPEGCSSLQLEVYFENKKEFKTSKEELLEKSIQKLVEMKVIKEEDLIVKDIRFEKYANIIFDFNIYEVRMKIRKYLESIGIKTIGRFGEWDYFWSDQSLMSGLEIGRRD, encoded by the coding sequence ATGAAAAAAATGGTAATATTAGGAGCTGGAATATCTGGAATAGGAGCTGGATATCAACTAAATAAAGATAAAAATAATAAAGTTATTTTATATGAAAAGAATAGTAGTTGGGGAGGGTTATGTGATAACTTTATCATAGATGGATTTAGATTTGATAGATTTGTTCATTTGTCTTTTACAAATAATCAAGAAATAAAGGAATTATTTGAGAAGAGTTGTGAAAGTATTAGACATATTCCTAATCCCAAAAATTATTATAATGGAATATGGTTAAAACATCCAGCTCAAAATAATCTTTATCCATTATCTAATGAAGAGAAAAATCAAATACTATCTTCATTTAAAAAAAGAGAAAATAGGGATATTGATAAAATTAAAAATTATGAAGAATGGTTAAGAGTTCAATATGGAAATTATTTTGCTGAAAATTTCCCAATGAAATATACAAGAAAGTATTGGGGAGTTGAAGCAAAAGAATTGGAAACTAGATGGGTAGGAAATAGAATGTATAGACCTACTCTAGAAGAAATTGAACAAGGAATGGAAACGGAAGATACTCCAATAACTTATTATGCTAAAGAAATGAGGTACCCAACTACTGGAGGTTATAAAAGTTATTTAAATTATATAGTTAAAGATTTAGATATTAAATTAAATCATAAAGTAAGAGAAATAGATATAACTAATAAAGTAATTTATTTTACAAATAGTACTCAAGAAACTTATGATGAATTAATTTCAAGTATTCCATTATCTGAAATGAGTAGTTTAATAAAAAATATTCCAAAAAATATTAAAGAAAATATAAAAAAATTAAGATGGACTTCTGGATATATAATTTCACTAGGATTAAAAAATAAAAATATTTCTCCATATCTTTGGTTTTATATTTATGATGAAGATATACCTTTTGCAAGAGTATATTCTCCAAGTCATAAGTCAGCAGATAATTGTCCAGAGGGATGTTCATCTTTACAATTAGAAGTTTATTTTGAAAATAAAAAAGAATTTAAAACTTCCAAAGAAGAATTGCTAGAAAAGAGTATACAAAAGTTAGTAGAAATGAAAGTTATTAAAGAAGAAGATCTCATAGTCAAAGATATTAGATTTGAGAAATATGCTAATATAATATTTGATTTTAATATATATGAAGTAAGAATGAAAATAAGAAAATATTTAGAAAGTATAGGAATAAAAACAATAGGAAGATTTGGTGAGTGGGATTACTTTTGGAGTGATCAAAGTTTAATGAGTGGATTAGAAATAGGAAGGAGAGATTAG
- the wzx gene encoding O-unit flippase-like protein: MQIEIKNRDVLWGYLAQFLNIGVGVLILPVILRKLPSQELGIWYIFLAISNLVYLLDFGFLPTIQRNISYVFSGAQELKKEGISEVGREVNYQLLNDLIAMSKKLYRKVSMITLIICMTFGNIYIYSLSKNLENSKEIIISWLCYILSIILNFYYYYFNALLRGRGLIGEANKIMIVSKIGLLIITIFFLNLNYGLLSLTFGNLVSVVITRILSYRAFYTNELKEKLKDKKVIDKNLFEVILYNSKKIGLVSLGAFLILRGNTFIASKYLSLEIVGKYGLTLQIYGILGALSSMVFQTFIPKFSQYRLENNNKSLKELYSFAYLINILIYIFGVFFISLLAPKVLEILGTKTKLLDIRELIFIGIYLCLEVIHSNAAGVIATKNVIPYVKPSICSGIGIIVLSIILIKYFKLGLWGLLLSQFIVQLSYNNWKWPLEVNKELGLNSFTIFILGINKLNKVLKGEKI; this comes from the coding sequence GTGCAAATAGAAATAAAAAATAGAGATGTTCTTTGGGGATATTTAGCTCAATTTTTAAATATCGGAGTTGGAGTATTAATTCTTCCAGTAATATTAAGAAAATTACCTTCTCAAGAGTTAGGAATATGGTATATTTTTTTAGCTATTTCTAATTTAGTTTATTTATTAGATTTTGGATTTTTACCTACTATTCAAAGAAATATTTCATATGTTTTTAGTGGGGCACAGGAATTAAAAAAAGAAGGAATTAGTGAAGTAGGAAGAGAAGTTAATTATCAATTACTCAATGATCTAATAGCTATGAGTAAAAAATTATATAGAAAAGTTTCTATGATTACTTTAATAATATGTATGACTTTTGGAAATATATATATATATTCTTTAAGTAAAAATTTAGAGAATAGTAAAGAAATAATTATTTCATGGTTATGTTATATTTTATCAATAATTTTAAATTTTTATTATTATTATTTTAATGCTCTCCTTAGAGGAAGAGGATTAATAGGTGAAGCAAATAAAATAATGATAGTATCAAAAATTGGATTATTAATCATAACTATTTTTTTTCTTAATTTAAATTATGGACTACTTAGCTTAACCTTTGGAAATTTAGTATCTGTAGTAATAACAAGAATACTATCATATAGAGCATTTTATACAAATGAGTTAAAAGAAAAATTAAAAGATAAAAAAGTGATAGATAAAAATTTATTTGAAGTTATTCTATATAATTCTAAAAAAATAGGATTAGTTTCATTGGGAGCTTTTTTAATTTTAAGAGGGAATACTTTTATAGCATCTAAATATTTAAGTTTAGAAATAGTAGGAAAATATGGATTAACTTTACAAATATATGGGATATTAGGTGCATTATCTAGTATGGTTTTTCAAACTTTTATTCCAAAATTTTCTCAATATAGACTAGAAAACAATAATAAAAGTTTAAAAGAGTTATATTCTTTTGCTTATTTAATTAATATATTAATTTATATTTTTGGAGTTTTTTTTATTTCACTATTAGCTCCTAAAGTTTTGGAAATATTAGGAACTAAAACTAAATTGTTAGATATTAGAGAATTAATTTTCATAGGTATTTATTTATGTTTAGAAGTAATTCATTCAAATGCTGCAGGAGTAATTGCAACAAAAAATGTCATTCCTTATGTAAAACCTTCTATTTGTTCAGGAATTGGAATAATAGTATTATCAATTATACTGATAAAATATTTTAAATTAGGATTGTGGGGACTATTGCTATCTCAGTTTATAGTACAGCTTTCTTATAATAATTGGAAATGGCCATTAGAAGTAAATAAAGAATTAGGATTAAATAGTTTTACTATTTTTATACTAGGCATAAATAAACTAAATAAAGTATTAAAAGGAGAAAAAATATGA
- a CDS encoding NAD-dependent epimerase/dehydratase family protein, with the protein MNVLVTGATGFIGSNLCRKLLEKNYKVHILIRETSKFEYLEDIKNKLSIYCWNEDIKKLAEYLIENQIQCIFHLASYIKTEHIQEDIKKLIDSNILYGTNILEAMKYSNTKLIINTGTYWQHYNSEEYNPVDLYAATKEAFEKIIKYYVEAEDIRCITLKLFDTYGENDKRPKLINLLNKFADKKKVLDMSLGEQKLDLVHIDKVTNSFIKAFELLNNSITLKYDSYGVSSGKQISLREIVENFEKESGKKILVNWGARPYRKREVMEPIKNLKNIVELTDRQTDRQTDRQTDRQTDRQTDRQTDRQTDIGL; encoded by the coding sequence ATGAATGTTTTAGTTACAGGAGCAACAGGATTTATAGGTTCAAATTTGTGCAGAAAACTTTTAGAAAAAAATTATAAAGTTCATATTTTAATAAGAGAAACTTCAAAATTTGAGTATTTAGAAGATATAAAGAATAAATTAAGTATTTATTGTTGGAATGAAGATATAAAAAAACTTGCTGAATATTTGATAGAAAATCAAATACAATGTATTTTTCATTTAGCTTCATACATTAAGACAGAACATATTCAAGAAGACATTAAAAAATTGATAGATAGTAATATATTATATGGAACAAATATTTTAGAAGCAATGAAATATAGTAATACAAAACTAATAATTAACACAGGAACTTATTGGCAACACTATAATTCTGAAGAATATAATCCAGTAGATTTATATGCGGCAACTAAGGAAGCTTTTGAAAAAATAATAAAATATTATGTAGAAGCTGAAGACATTAGATGTATTACTTTAAAATTATTTGATACTTATGGAGAAAATGATAAAAGGCCTAAATTAATAAATTTATTAAATAAATTTGCTGATAAGAAAAAAGTGTTAGACATGTCTTTAGGAGAACAAAAGTTGGATTTAGTTCATATAGATAAAGTGACAAACAGCTTTATAAAAGCTTTTGAATTATTAAATAATAGTATTACTTTAAAATATGATAGTTATGGAGTTTCGTCAGGAAAACAAATTTCTTTAAGGGAGATTGTAGAGAATTTTGAAAAAGAAAGCGGGAAAAAAATTTTAGTAAATTGGGGAGCAAGACCTTATAGAAAGAGAGAAGTAATGGAACCAATTAAAAATTTAAAGAATATCGTTGAGTTGACAGACAGACAGACAGACAGACAGACAGACAGACAGACAGACAGACAGACAGACAGACAGACAGACAGACAGACAGACAGACAGACAGACATAGGATTGTAG
- a CDS encoding CpsD/CapB family tyrosine-protein kinase, producing the protein MSKRKIFFIQEDNMEVTEAFRTVRTNLAFQNEKDIGRKIMITSSIPGEGKSTLAGNYGASLAIAGKKVLLIDCDIRRPRAHESFGIKVERGLEAVLTENADPKSVILKDIIPNFDLLPTKHMKYNVTELFIGDKMKEVIAELENEYNTIILDMPPLAVASDAAILSKYVDGVVVVVAYDQVAKRELEFTKEMLSNAGANIYGFVVTKVDKGGLSYGNYGYYNNYYSYYQEYYSDSDGNRKKHIVKKPKSKFGRFMHAVKEQYKRQFSGDLKGKK; encoded by the coding sequence ATGAGTAAAAGAAAGATATTTTTTATACAAGAAGACAACATGGAAGTAACAGAAGCTTTTAGAACAGTGAGAACTAACCTTGCCTTTCAAAATGAGAAAGATATAGGTAGAAAAATAATGATAACAAGTTCCATTCCAGGTGAAGGGAAATCTACACTTGCAGGAAACTATGGAGCCAGTCTTGCTATAGCTGGGAAGAAAGTTTTACTTATAGATTGTGATATAAGAAGACCTAGAGCACATGAGAGTTTTGGAATAAAAGTAGAAAGAGGGCTAGAAGCAGTACTTACTGAAAATGCTGATCCAAAATCTGTGATTTTAAAAGATATTATTCCTAATTTTGATCTATTACCTACTAAACACATGAAGTATAATGTAACAGAGTTGTTTATTGGAGATAAGATGAAAGAGGTAATAGCTGAATTAGAAAATGAATACAACACAATTATCTTAGATATGCCTCCATTAGCAGTAGCATCTGATGCTGCTATTTTGTCTAAATATGTAGATGGAGTGGTGGTAGTAGTAGCTTATGATCAAGTGGCAAAAAGAGAGCTTGAATTTACAAAAGAGATGCTATCTAATGCTGGAGCTAATATCTACGGATTTGTTGTAACTAAGGTTGATAAAGGTGGCTTATCTTATGGAAACTATGGATACTACAATAACTATTACTCATATTATCAAGAGTATTATAGTGACAGTGATGGAAATAGAAAAAAACATATTGTGAAAAAGCCTAAAAGTAAATTTGGTAGATTTATGCATGCTGTAAAAGAGCAGTATAAAAGACAGTTTTCTGGAGATTTGAAAGGAAAGAAATAA
- the rfbF gene encoding glucose-1-phosphate cytidylyltransferase, which produces MKAVILAGGLGTRLSEATHLIPKPMVEIGGKPILWHIMKTYSHYGIKEFIICCGYKGYVIKEWFANYFLHTSDVTFDLKNNDMMVHDCHAEDWKVTLVDTGFETMTGGRIKRIQKYVGNETFLLTYGDGVTDLNIADTIKYHQETGKILTVTAYKPQGKFGALNLDEVGNVKSFTEKPAGDGSWINAGYFVCEPKVFDYITEGDSTVFEKAPLENIAKDGGMNSFKHEGFWKPMDILRDNKELNEMWDSGKAPWKVWE; this is translated from the coding sequence ATGAAAGCTGTAATCTTAGCTGGTGGACTTGGAACAAGACTGAGTGAAGCTACACATCTAATACCTAAACCAATGGTGGAGATAGGTGGAAAGCCAATACTATGGCATATAATGAAAACTTACTCGCACTATGGAATAAAAGAATTTATTATTTGTTGTGGATATAAAGGATATGTAATAAAAGAGTGGTTTGCTAACTATTTTTTACATACAAGTGATGTAACATTTGATTTGAAAAATAATGATATGATGGTACATGATTGTCATGCAGAGGATTGGAAGGTAACACTTGTAGATACTGGATTTGAAACAATGACTGGTGGAAGAATAAAGAGAATACAAAAATATGTAGGAAATGAGACTTTTTTACTTACTTATGGAGATGGAGTAACAGATTTAAATATAGCTGATACTATAAAATATCATCAAGAAACAGGAAAAATATTAACAGTAACTGCATATAAGCCACAAGGGAAATTTGGAGCTTTAAATCTTGATGAAGTAGGAAATGTAAAGTCATTTACAGAGAAACCAGCTGGGGATGGAAGCTGGATAAATGCTGGGTATTTTGTATGTGAGCCTAAAGTATTTGATTATATTACTGAAGGAGATTCTACAGTATTTGAAAAAGCTCCACTTGAAAATATAGCAAAAGATGGTGGAATGAACTCATTTAAACATGAAGGATTTTGGAAACCAATGGATATATTAAGAGATAATAAAGAGTTAAATGAAATGTGGGATAGTGGAAAAGCCCCATGGAAAGTGTGGGAATAA
- the rfbH gene encoding lipopolysaccharide biosynthesis protein RfbH codes for MSKLKSLKQDILEKVKEYHNVKYGDKKEFKGGETYINYGGRFFDEKEMVNLVDSSLDFWLTSGPWVQKFEKQMAEYLGVKYCSLTNSGSSANLLAFMTLTAQELGERRIKRGDEVITVAAGFPTTVTPIIQYGAIPVFVDVTVPAYNIDVEMLEEAVSPKTKAVMIAHTLGNPFNLEVVKEFCAKYNLWLVEDNCDALGTEYYINGEWKKSGTIGDIGTSSFYPPHHMTMGEGGAVYTNNPLLHRLIKSFRDWGRDCWCESGVDDTCHQRFTKQYGQLPLGYDHKYVYSHFGYNLKVTDMQAAIGVAQLEKLPIIVEARRKNWEYLYNGLKDLQDKIILPEPEKNSKPSWFGFLISVKEDSGKSRIELAKWLESHKIQTRNLFAGNLLKHPAFDEMRETGKGYRVVGDLKVTDFIMNNTLWIGVYPGMTQEMLDFMIKKIREYILG; via the coding sequence ATGTCTAAATTGAAAAGCTTAAAACAAGATATATTAGAAAAAGTAAAAGAATATCATAATGTAAAATATGGAGATAAAAAAGAATTTAAAGGTGGAGAAACATATATTAATTATGGTGGAAGATTTTTTGATGAGAAAGAAATGGTTAATTTGGTGGATTCATCTTTAGACTTCTGGTTAACATCAGGACCATGGGTACAAAAATTTGAAAAACAAATGGCAGAGTATTTAGGAGTAAAATATTGTTCTTTGACTAACTCTGGTTCATCAGCTAATCTATTAGCTTTTATGACTTTAACTGCACAAGAGTTAGGAGAAAGAAGAATAAAAAGAGGAGATGAAGTAATAACTGTAGCAGCTGGATTTCCTACCACAGTAACTCCAATTATTCAATATGGAGCGATTCCAGTATTTGTAGATGTTACAGTACCAGCTTACAATATAGATGTAGAAATGCTAGAAGAAGCTGTAAGTCCTAAAACAAAAGCTGTAATGATTGCTCATACATTAGGAAATCCATTTAATTTAGAAGTAGTAAAAGAATTTTGTGCAAAATATAATCTTTGGTTAGTAGAAGATAACTGTGATGCTTTAGGAACAGAGTACTATATAAATGGAGAGTGGAAAAAATCTGGAACGATAGGAGATATAGGAACATCAAGTTTTTATCCACCGCATCATATGACTATGGGAGAAGGAGGAGCTGTATATACAAATAATCCCTTACTACATAGATTGATAAAGTCATTTAGAGACTGGGGTAGAGATTGTTGGTGTGAAAGTGGAGTAGATGATACTTGTCATCAAAGATTTACAAAACAGTATGGTCAATTACCATTAGGATATGATCATAAGTATGTTTATTCTCATTTTGGATATAATTTAAAAGTTACTGATATGCAAGCAGCTATAGGAGTGGCACAATTAGAAAAATTACCAATAATAGTAGAAGCTAGAAGAAAGAATTGGGAATATCTATATAATGGACTAAAAGATTTACAAGATAAAATAATTTTACCAGAACCGGAAAAAAATTCAAAGCCTAGTTGGTTTGGATTTTTAATTTCTGTAAAAGAAGATTCTGGAAAATCAAGAATAGAATTAGCTAAATGGTTAGAGAGTCATAAGATACAAACAAGAAATTTATTTGCAGGAAATTTATTAAAACATCCAGCTTTTGATGAAATGAGAGAAACAGGAAAAGGATATAGAGTAGTAGGAGATTTAAAGGTAACTGATTTCATAATGAATAATACTTTATGGATAGGAGTATATCCAGGGATGACTCAAGAGATGTTAGATTTTATGATTAAAAAGATAAGAGAATATATTCTAGGATAG
- the rfbG gene encoding CDP-glucose 4,6-dehydratase, which produces MKNFNNIYEGKKVLVTGHTGFKGSWLSIWLRELGAEVIGYSLNPYTEKDNFNLSKLSEKIIDIRGDIRDRKHLREVFEKYQPEIVFHLAAQPLVRLSYDIPVETYETNVMGTVNILEEIRSSKSVKVGILITTDKCYENKEQIWGYRENEAFGGYDPYSSSKGACEIAIQSWIKSYFNPKDYDKHGKSIASVRAGNVIGGGDWAKDRIVPDCIRALEDGKEIEIRSPKSIRPWEHVLEPLSGYLLLGQKMLEEPTKYCEGWNFGPTLDAIVNVWEVASNIVKFYGKGKLKDISNPNDLHEARLLLLDITKARFKLGWKPTLTIEQSIGLTVDWYKRYINEDVYELCKEHIERFSTIGE; this is translated from the coding sequence ATGAAAAACTTTAATAACATATATGAAGGAAAAAAGGTATTAGTAACAGGGCATACTGGTTTTAAAGGTTCTTGGTTATCGATATGGTTAAGAGAATTAGGAGCAGAAGTAATAGGATATTCATTAAACCCATATACTGAAAAAGATAATTTTAATTTGAGTAAATTATCAGAAAAAATAATAGATATAAGAGGAGATATTAGAGATAGAAAACATCTAAGAGAAGTCTTTGAAAAATATCAGCCAGAGATAGTATTTCATTTAGCAGCTCAACCTTTAGTAAGATTATCTTATGATATTCCAGTAGAAACATATGAAACTAATGTAATGGGAACAGTTAATATCTTAGAAGAGATTAGAAGTTCTAAAAGCGTAAAAGTAGGAATATTGATAACTACAGATAAGTGTTATGAGAATAAAGAACAAATATGGGGATATAGAGAAAATGAAGCTTTTGGTGGATATGATCCATACTCTTCTTCTAAAGGAGCTTGTGAGATAGCTATTCAATCTTGGATAAAATCATATTTTAATCCTAAAGATTATGATAAACATGGAAAAAGTATTGCAAGTGTAAGAGCGGGAAATGTTATAGGTGGAGGAGATTGGGCAAAAGATAGAATAGTTCCAGATTGTATAAGAGCATTGGAAGATGGAAAAGAAATAGAGATAAGAAGTCCTAAATCAATTAGACCTTGGGAACATGTACTTGAACCATTAAGTGGATATCTATTACTTGGGCAAAAGATGTTAGAGGAGCCTACTAAATATTGTGAAGGATGGAACTTTGGACCAACTTTAGATGCGATAGTAAATGTATGGGAGGTTGCAAGTAATATAGTTAAGTTTTATGGAAAAGGAAAATTAAAAGATATATCTAATCCTAATGATTTACATGAAGCAAGACTTTTACTTTTAGATATAACTAAAGCAAGATTTAAATTAGGATGGAAGCCAACTTTAACAATAGAACAGAGTATAGGGTTAACAGTAGATTGGTATAAGAGATATATTAATGAAGATGTATATGAGTTATGTAAAGAACATATAGAAAGATTTTCTACTATAGGAGAATAA
- a CDS encoding NAD-dependent epimerase/dehydratase family protein yields MKIIIFGGCGFIGKNLSKYLKNLYEIIVVDKYIDKLFLKENKIRFYQYDFENIDKLREIIDLEKPEYIINLISYVTSIRELGLFPKMLNTNLDILLKIYEVTKELENLELVMQFGSGEEYGNIQAPFNEKMKEEPVSPYAIAKLITTNTALMLNKNYDYPICIIRPSNLFGKYQSKDKFIPYVLEKLKNNQEILTTFGEQKRDFICIDDFVYIIKELLEKNSLIKGEVINVGSGISISLKAIILNSKEKLNSKSEIRFGAIPYRENEMMDFCLDISKLESILNRKLKLEWLEKIIEE; encoded by the coding sequence ATGAAAATAATTATATTTGGTGGTTGTGGATTTATTGGGAAAAATTTATCTAAATATTTAAAAAATCTTTATGAGATTATTGTAGTTGATAAATATATTGATAAATTATTTTTAAAAGAAAATAAAATAAGATTTTATCAATATGACTTTGAAAATATAGATAAATTAAGAGAGATAATTGATTTGGAAAAACCAGAATATATTATAAATTTAATATCTTATGTAACTTCTATAAGAGAGTTAGGATTATTTCCTAAAATGTTAAATACTAATTTAGATATCCTATTAAAAATTTATGAGGTAACTAAAGAACTAGAAAATTTAGAGTTAGTTATGCAATTTGGCTCTGGAGAAGAGTATGGAAATATTCAAGCTCCTTTCAATGAAAAAATGAAAGAAGAGCCAGTTTCTCCATATGCAATAGCAAAATTAATAACAACTAATACTGCTTTAATGTTAAATAAAAATTATGACTATCCAATATGTATAATTAGACCTTCTAATTTATTTGGAAAATATCAGTCAAAAGATAAGTTTATTCCTTATGTATTAGAAAAATTAAAAAATAATCAAGAAATTTTAACAACTTTTGGAGAACAGAAAAGAGACTTTATTTGTATAGATGATTTTGTTTATATAATAAAGGAGTTATTAGAAAAAAATAGTTTGATAAAAGGTGAAGTTATAAATGTAGGAAGTGGAATTAGTATATCTTTAAAAGCGATAATTTTAAATTCAAAGGAAAAATTAAACTCTAAATCAGAAATAAGATTTGGAGCTATTCCATATAGAGAAAATGAGATGATGGATTTTTGTTTAGATATATCTAAATTAGAAAGTATTTTAAATAGAAAATTAAAATTAGAATGGTTGGAAAAAATAATTGAGGAATGA
- a CDS encoding glycosyltransferase family 2 protein has product MIPDYFGYEDNFKKYKDIRSNLIIEGKVKNPKITIAIPTYKRVELLKEALVSAINQKDFDDYNIIVVDNDDNNTDEVKNMILDINSEKVSYYKNEKNIGIFGNWNRCIELADGEYLSILNDDDWLEENFLFEITKYIDEKKIIYSQYKIHDKRILNNKKIKTSILREIYYQIRKIKKIRNLNIIDFFFTNRSAGTLGMIFERNTMLELGGYNEEYFPSADYFFHAKYCYYYGAKILKKELGNYRIQQNESMNPKTAILFQICNKNFRDFLIVKLHLKNYYAQLNLCLNEYNKKSINEVWKIDIIYDKKIFNKKYMYYFKLREIVKNIFG; this is encoded by the coding sequence ATGATTCCAGATTATTTTGGATATGAGGATAATTTTAAAAAATATAAAGATATAAGGTCAAACTTGATAATCGAAGGGAAAGTAAAAAATCCTAAAATTACAATAGCTATTCCTACATATAAGAGAGTAGAATTATTAAAAGAAGCTTTAGTAAGCGCAATTAATCAGAAAGATTTTGATGACTATAATATAATAGTTGTAGATAATGATGATAATAATACTGATGAAGTAAAAAATATGATTTTAGATATAAATTCAGAAAAAGTTTCTTATTATAAAAATGAAAAAAATATAGGAATATTTGGAAATTGGAATAGATGTATAGAACTAGCTGATGGTGAGTATTTATCTATTTTAAATGATGATGACTGGTTAGAAGAGAATTTTTTATTTGAAATAACTAAATATATAGATGAAAAAAAAATAATTTATTCACAATACAAAATCCATGATAAAAGAATACTAAATAATAAAAAAATAAAAACGAGTATTTTAAGAGAAATTTATTATCAAATTAGAAAGATAAAAAAAATAAGAAATCTAAATATTATAGATTTTTTCTTTACTAATAGAAGTGCTGGGACTTTAGGAATGATTTTTGAGAGAAATACTATGCTTGAATTAGGAGGATATAATGAAGAATATTTTCCTTCAGCAGATTATTTTTTTCATGCTAAATATTGTTATTATTATGGTGCAAAAATTTTAAAGAAAGAATTAGGAAATTATAGGATACAACAAAATGAAAGTATGAATCCAAAGACAGCCATATTATTTCAAATTTGTAATAAAAATTTTAGAGATTTTTTAATAGTAAAGTTGCACTTGAAAAACTATTATGCTCAGTTAAATTTATGTTTAAATGAATATAATAAAAAAAGTATTAATGAGGTATGGAAAATAGATATTATCTATGATAAAAAAATATTTAATAAAAAATATATGTATTATTTCAAATTAAGAGAAATAGTAAAAAATATTTTTGGTTAA